The DNA window AGCCGATGAGGATGAATATTATGGGTAGACCTAAGACTAAAAAAAGAGTCCCTCACTTCCCTCATGGAGATGAGGTTGATGTAATTTTCCGGGTGTTTACTAAGACTGGACAGGTAATTGCATTCTTTCCTGAAATGATTGCAGACAGCAATCCAAACAACTGCCTTTCTTATATGCATGTAGGACAGCATAGTGCAGCAGATTATTCTGCCCTTGCACATTCAACTAAAGAGAACAAATGGACTCCTCAGACTCGCATGGCGAAAGTGGAAGAGTACAGTTCCCTGAAGACTGAACTTGAGGGTCTGGGATATGTCCTGGCTATTCGCTTCAAAGAAACCAGAAGACATTATCAGTTAAGGAAAGGGCAGGTTCAATCCCACCTTTTACTAACCGGGGCATCGACCAGGGCATCGACCAGGGCATCGGAAAAAGAATGTTCTAACACTGTCTAAACAGTCAGGAGAAGCTGTGACCAAATTACAAGGGCAAGCCCAAAATCAAACCCAATCCACCACACAGAACCTTAAGCAATTAGTCGATCTGAAGTGGCAGATCGAAGCCTTGACAGCAAAAAGGAAAGAAATTGAACCTCTAGCCATCGAGGAGGCGCTCCAGGTGATGAGTGGTTTAGCAAAAGGAAGTGTTGTTCTAGAAACACCTTCTGGAAAAATCACTTTTGCTAAGGTTAAAAAAGCCCCCTCAATTGAAAAGCCAGAGGGGTTTCCCGACCTGGAACACCTGGTTGAAGTGTTTCAGCTTGAAGCTGAAGCGATCCTTCGAGACAACAAGGAGGAGTTCAAGGAAATTGAACGCAAAATTCAAGTTCTCCAGGGACGGATAGAAAACCTCCAGAAGAGAAGGGAGAAAAAGCTTTCCACTCCTCGAATGGTTCAACTCAAGGAAGAGATCGAAGAAGAGATTGCAGCCTGCACGGTAATGGAACCTCAGTTGCGAGTTCAACTCACCAAGTAATTGATGAATGAATCACTCATCAAAAAGTGATAAAATAAAAGGGTAATCCTTCGGTCTCCTTTGTCGTGACTAAAATTGGGCAAGAGAAATTTTTATCAGTTCCAGTCCCAGGAAAAACAAACCGATTTCAGGGATTACTTTTTGACCTACAGGAATACAAATCATGCCAAGAAAATCCGAACCAACCCAAACAATCGAAGCAAGCCAAACAACCGAAACAACCGAACAAACGCAAGCGACGGACTTACAAGCAATTGAATCTGCTAATTCCGCTGACCAGCCCGGAGCTTTAAGCCTGGACTTTATGGATCTAGAAGGAGAGCAGTACTCTTCAGATGATCAAACTCTTCAATTCCGCCTGCCTTTGGCTCTCATCCTGAATACAAAAGATGTCCCCAAGCATGGTTTGTTTCTGAAGGAGGAATCTCTTCGGACAGCAGGATGGAGGGGTATCCCTCCAAATCACGTCAACACATTCTCCGATAAGTCTCAGTCTTCGGGAGTCCTTCTTCACGGCTTTCATGGAGAGGCTGACGGGGAGAAAGTTGATTACAGAACCAGGTATCCCGCGCCTAGGATGCAGATCTTAGCTGTTAGCCCTATCTTTATCAAATTGACAAAGCGGGATGGGCGAGATCCTTTTAACCCTCACACGGGTCAACCTTTTACCGACTCTCAAGGTAATCCGCTAAAAGCAGGTGCCATTATTGGCACGTATGAAATCGGTGGATCAAACCCTGTTTACGATGCTCTCAAGCTGGAAAAGATGGTCACTCTGACCACTCTTTACTATTTCAATCTCTTAGACGAGAACAACCAGAAACTTCATGACTGGAGTTTTTTCTTGCCGATTAGTGGGGCGGCAGCGGTTTCCCTGTCGAAGGCTTACACAACCTGGAAGCTAAATTTCCAGATGGCCTATATCAAATTCTGGCAACAGCAGGGCAAGCAAAAGCTGTTTGATCAAAAACGAAACCAGAAGTTCTATGCAACGGGTGTGTTTGTTCCCACTTTAGGGGTAGAGCTTTCAGGTCAGGAGCAGACAAGCAACACAACTTCTATTGTCTCAGTTGAAGTCCCAACAGGGGAAAACTTCTTGAGCTACTACATCCCAAAATCCCAAGATGACTTGATGGAGATTAGCGCTCAAGTGGATATGTCTCAAGGATTTGCGGAGACATACTTCAAGGAGCAGTCGGAGTTTCATCAATACGATCCAAATGTTCTAGACGCAACGGCAGAACTACTTAGCCTGCCTTCCTCTACCGATCCTAATGAAATTCCTTTCTAGCTTGCGATCGCTAACTGTATGAATGCTGTGTGTTTAGCCTGGGGATTAAGCAAGTAATTCTCAGGCTTTTTTTTTCAAAGATGACTACTCATTAAAAGGAGCAGATTATGTCTAAAACTTTTCAAATGGATTTTGAAATTCGAGAAGAATTAGCAAGACGGCTAGAGTCTGGGGAGTACATTCAGACCACGTACTCTCTCAAGAAGTCCAACGAAGAAGGGCAGATGTGTCATTGCTACTTTGGAGTCCTGGCAGAGATCCTTGTAGAAAGACATCCCGAAAATTTTGAGTGGTTGGAGCAGGACGAAGACACCACCAAATTTTATGTGTTTTCTCGAAATTCAGAAGACCCTGGTTCTTATGCGGCGTCAATTCCTGGGGAAGTCCTTGTGGAATATGCAGGGTTTGATTTAAAAGAAGTCAATTATGTCTTCGGGGTTCTCTCTCGCGCAAATGATAAAAGAACCTACACTTTCAAAGAACTGGCTGAACTTACCCGAAAAGGTATTTTGCCTAAAGGGTAATACATCCAGGGAGACGCAACTAAACAGAAAGGGATAGCCTCAATTCCTTTTTCCGATGTCCCTTTATTAGGCTTTAGATACAAAATCCTAAACAGCGAGGAAAATATGACTCAAGTAGTAGAATCCAACTTCCCCAAAATAGATCCTTCAAAAAAAGCAATATGGGTTGAAGCCCTTCGAGAGGGTCAATATACCCAGGGACAAGGTTACTTACGGATGGAAGATACAGACGAAGGAGAAGGCTGTTTTTGCTATTGCTGCTTGGGCGTTGGACTTGACTTAATGGATAGTTCAAAGTGGAAGAAAGAGAGTCACATTTACAGTTATCCTTCTCATTTCCGTAATTTTAACGGCTATCCCCCACCAGAATTTTTTGACTGGTTGGGAGTTCCCGACAATAGAGATTTTAATGATGGTTTCTATGTTGAAAATGAAAACGGAATGAATCATGCTCAGCTTGCCGATGAGTGGTGGAGGGTGCTTGCAAGTATGAATGATAAGGGATACACGTTTGAGGAAATTGCTGACTGGATTGAGCAGCACTTGTAAACCGCTTGAAACGATGGAGAAAAGACTTGATTCTAAAAAGCATCTACATTGTCAGCGGCATGAAAAAGCTTTCAGAGGAAAGCTTAACCCCTGCTGAGGTAGGAGTTTCTGTTGAGTTTGCACAAGACAGAGAGGAACCGGGAAAAGAGTTGGCTCTTAAGGTAAACGGATTAACAATTTCAATTCCGCTTTGTGATCTGATTGATGTTTTGAGAAAGGAAGGTTTTGATGTCCTCGCTTCAGATTAAACCAGTCGTTTTAGCCATTGATCCGGGATCAACTCATTCCGCTTTGATTGAATGGGATGGAGAGAGAGTTCGGAGTAAAACTCTTGAAGCTAATCAAAATATTTGCAACTTTCTCCACTCTTTTAATTCTCGCTTGTCCCATCATTCATCTACTTCTCAGCATCATCTAGTTATTGAACAGGTCAAACTCTATCAAACAGCAGATAGCAACGTCCATGACACAATTCTATGGACTGGACGATTTATTGAGTCCTGGTACAGGGGAGGGAATTCTTTCAATCCTGTGTTGATTCCTAGAGCAACAATTAAAGCAGGGCTTGTCCATTCAGCACAAGCGACTGATGCCCAGATTAACGCCTACTTAAAAGATCGATTTGGGTGTTCAACCAGTAGAAAAGACCCCCATCCAATTACAGGAGGCTTATCAGTAACAATCGACGGCAAATCAAAAAGTGATCTATGGCAGGCATTAGCCCTGGCTGTCTACTACTTTGACAATCTCAACATCAGTATCCCAGATAAA is part of the Kovacikia minuta CCNUW1 genome and encodes:
- a CDS encoding DUF5895 domain-containing protein, coding for MPRKSEPTQTIEASQTTETTEQTQATDLQAIESANSADQPGALSLDFMDLEGEQYSSDDQTLQFRLPLALILNTKDVPKHGLFLKEESLRTAGWRGIPPNHVNTFSDKSQSSGVLLHGFHGEADGEKVDYRTRYPAPRMQILAVSPIFIKLTKRDGRDPFNPHTGQPFTDSQGNPLKAGAIIGTYEIGGSNPVYDALKLEKMVTLTTLYYFNLLDENNQKLHDWSFFLPISGAAAVSLSKAYTTWKLNFQMAYIKFWQQQGKQKLFDQKRNQKFYATGVFVPTLGVELSGQEQTSNTTSIVSVEVPTGENFLSYYIPKSQDDLMEISAQVDMSQGFAETYFKEQSEFHQYDPNVLDATAELLSLPSSTDPNEIPF